Part of the Sulfuricella denitrificans skB26 genome is shown below.
TGCGGGAAAAAGCCTCATCATAAGTAAAGGATTGCATGCGATCAAACCAGAGAAACCCACTAGGGTCATTCTCCCCTAAGCAGGCGCTGCGTGATACCCAATTCATCATCATGCGAGAAAAAATAGGGGTAGATCGACCTCACGCCCGTGGCGACGGCCCCCATCCCGCCGTAGCGGATTATCTGTTCATCCGCGTGGGTTGCATCCAGTCGCATCAGTACGGCTGGCGCATTGACCCTGGGGCACGTTTTTTCTTCGCCAAATGGTTCAAATCCCATCATGCGTTCATAGAAAAGCACATGGCGCGGATTCACTTCAATCAGAAAATCTGTTGCATGGTGAATGTTGTGTCCATAAATGAACGCCATATGAAACAAAGAGGCCAATACACTTTTTGACTTGATATCATGATCCACGGCTAGCCGGGTGATATCGCAAAGTTTTCTTCCTTCTGCGCGCAGTTGATCTGCTTCCGGCTTGTAAAGCTGGTCTACCACCATACCTTGAGGGGAGTCCATGCCCAAGGACATTGTGCCCACCACTTTATCTTCCTGGTAGACCGCCAAGGTTATCTTGTTGGGATCATGTTTTAAAGCATCGGCATCATAGCCACGCCAGTCATACATTTTCTGAATGAGCAAACTGGCTGATTTACGGCGGTCTTCGCTGTTGGCAAGACGAACCTTGAAAACCTGCTGTTCGGCATTTTCATCCCGTTGGTTCGCAATGTCCTCGGGCGCCGGTAAGGCGAGGTCTCTTAACCAGCTAGGCGAGAAGTTGGGCGAGAAGGCGACAATGGTTTTGTCCCATTCATCTGGCGTTCTATGGCGTTTCTTATTGCCAAAAAGAAATTTGCGAACATCCAGCATACTCCATGCATCTGCCTTTCGACGGCCATGCATGATGCCAGAAAAAAAATTGTGAATATCGAGCATGCTCTGGACCGAATAGGTTGTATGCAGTTCTAAGTTGTCTCATCATCTGTTTGTTGCTGCTAACTTGTGATGGCAACAATGCAGGATAACTCGATGCTTTAACAGTAATCTACGCTTTATTGGGTAGGCAATCAATCGTACATCCGTCATTCCTCTCCGGCCCGCCTCTAACCATCCCCAACATTCTTGTTGGCCAGAATTCCTAGGTAAGGAATCGAAAGAGGTATAAATCACATCAATTGCCAAGTGGCTTTCCGTGATTCAGTTCTGTTCCGCAAACTACTTATTTTAGTTATAGCGTATAACCGAACTTATACATAACCTCAATGACTCAGTTCCGCGTCCCCCACCCTTAAAGTAAAACCACACCAAACCGATAAGGCCCTGCCTCTCAATGAAGTCGGTGTAAAGCACAGGACGAGGTATTGGCCCATGGTTGCCATCCAGCTCTAGACGGGGTAACATTTCCGCCCTTTCGCGCTGATTTTGCTATAGGCATCGCTGCGTTATGGAATCAACACTTTAAAAATTAGCTGACCATGAATTTGATGAGGAACAACGTGAGCCATCTTTCGTTGCCGGTACAACAGGGCTTGTATGATCCCCGCCAGGAGCACGACGCGTGCGGCGTGGGCTTTGTCGCGCACATCAAGGGCAAACAGAGCCATGACATGGTACGTCAGGGCTTGCAGATTCTGGAAAATCTCACCCACCGCGGCGCAGTGGGTGCTGACCCTCTGGCGGGCGATGGTGCGGGCATACTGATCCAGGTTCCTGATGCATTTTTGCGGCTCTCCTGTTCCGCTCAGGGCGTGAATTTGCCCGAGGCCGGAGAATACGGAGTCGGCATGATCTTTCTGCCGCGCGATATTGCGGCGCGAGCCGCCTGCGAACACGCGATTGCCGAAAAAATCGCTGCGGAAGGTCAAATCTTGCTGGGCTGGCGCGATGTGCCGGTGGACAACGCCAGCCTGGGTGAAAGCGTCAAGGCGGTAGAGCCAGTCGTACGCCAGGTATTCATCGGTCGAGGGGCGCAGTGCCCGGATGCCGACAGTTTCGAACGCAAACTATTTGTTATCCGCAAAACTGCGGAACATGCCGTGCGCAACCTGCCCAATGAACAGGGGGCAGGCTTCTATATCCCCTCCCTGTCCGCGCGCACCATCGTTTACAAAGGCATGCTGCTGGCCAATCAGGTCGGCAAATATTACCTCGACCTGCAAAATGCAAGCGTGGTCAGCGCGCTGGCGCTGGTCCACCAGCGCTTCTCCACCAACACTTTCCCCACCTGGGATCTTGCTCACCCTTTCCGCATGATCGCCCACAACGGCGAGATCAACACCATGCGCGGCAACGTAAACTGGATGACGGCGCGCCATGCGGCGATGTCTTCAAAGTTGTTGGGCGAGGATCTGGAAAAACTCTGGCCATTGATCGTGGACGGCCAGTCTGATTCGGCCTGCTTCGACAATGCTCTAGAACTACTGGTGGCGGGTGGCTACTCGCTTCCCCACGCGATGATGCTGCTGATCCCTGAAGCTTGGGCAGGCAACCCGCTGATGGACGAAGAGCGCCGTGCTTTTTACGAATACCACGCCGCCCTGATGGAACCATGGGACGGCCCTGCTGCCGTGGCTTTCACCGATGGCCGCCTGATCGGCGCAACCCTGGATCGCAACGGTCTGCGTCCGGCACGCTACCTGATTACCGATGATGATATCGTGCTGATGGCGTCCGAAATGGGCGTGCTCGACATTCCGCAGCACAAGATCGTGAAAAAATGGCGCTTGCAGCCGGGCAAGATGTTCCTGATCGACCTGGAGGCAGGCCGTATTGTGGACGACGCCGAACTGAAGCAGCAGCTCGCCACTGCCAAACCTTACCGCGAGTGGATCGAGAAATCGCGCTATTTCCTTGGCGATCTGCCTGGCGTAGACGGCAAGCCGGCGCTCCAGGAAACATTGCTCGATACCCAGCAAGCCTTCGGCTACACGCAGGAAGACCTCAAGTTTATCCTCGCACCCATGGCTGCGGCAGGCGAGGAAGCGACCGGCTCCATGGGCAACGATACTGCGTTGCCGGTGCTCTCCGACAAGAACAAATCGCTGTACGATTACTTTCAGCAACTGTTCGCCCAGGTAACCAACCCGCCGATCGATCCGATCCGCGAAGAAATCGTGATGTCGCTGACCTCGTTCATCGGACCAAAGCCCAATCTGCTCGGCATCGACGAGACTGATCCGCCGCTGCGCCTGGAAGTCCATCAACCGGTGTTGTCCAATGAGGATTTGGCGAAGCTGCGCGATATCGACCAGCTGACGCAGGGGCGCTACAAAACCCGGATACTGGATATCACTTATCCGGTTACTCAAGGTGCGGCAGGCTGCGAGGCAGCCATTGCGACCTTGTGTGAAGCTGCCGACGCGGCCGTGGCGGGAGGTTATAATGTGTTGATCCTGTCCGACCGGGCCATATCGCGTGACCGTGCAGCCATCCCGGCGCTGCTGGCTTGCGCAGGCGTGCACCATCACCTGGTTCGCGAAGGCCTGCGTACCAGCGCCGGTCTGGTAGTAGAAACAGGTTCTGCCCGCGAAACACATCACTTCGCCCTGCTCGCCGGCTATGGCGCAGAGGCGGTATGCCCCTGGCTGGCCTTTGAAACTGTTGATGCCCTGGCTGGCACCTTGCCCGCCGGACTGACCGGCAAAGAAGCCAACAAGCGCTATATCAAAGCGATCAACAAGGGCCTGTTGAAAGTCATGTCCAAAATGGGCATTTCCACTTACCAGTCCTATTGCGGCTCCCAGATTTTTGAGGCGGTCGGCCTGAACGCCGGCTTTATCGAACAGTATTTCACCGGCACGCCAACCCAGATCGAAGGCATCGGCCTGAACGAAATCGCCGAAGAAACCGTACTCACCCACCAGTCCGCATTCGGCAACGATCCGGTGCTGTCCAACGCACTGGAAGCGGGCGGCGAATACGCCTACCGGGTGCGCGGCGAAGCCCATATGTGGACGCCGGACGTCATCGCCAAACTGCAACATGCCACGCGTTCCAACAATGCTCAGACTTACAAAGAATATGCCAAGCTGATCAACGACCAGAGCGAGCATCTGAAGACTTTGCGCGGACTGTTCGAAATTAAGACAGCCGGCGCGCCGGTGCCGCTGGATGAAGTTGAGCCGGCAAAAGAGATCGTCAAGCGCTTCGTCACCGGCGCGATGTCGCTCGGCTCGATTTCCACCGAGGCGCATACCACGCTGGCCATCGCGATGAACCGCATCGGCGGCAAGTCCAATACCGGCGAAGGCGGTGAAGACGCCGCTCGCTTCAGGGCAGTGAAGGACGGCGAAAAGCTCTCCGAGATTATCGGCAAGGGTCGTATTGAACGCGACCTGGTGATGAAAGAAGGCGATTCGCTGCGCTCCCGGATCAAGCAGGTGGCATCCGGTCGATTCGGCGTAACGGCAGAATACCTGTCCAGCGCCGACCAGATCCAGATCAAGATGGCGCAAGGCGCCAAGCCCGGCGAAGGCGGCCAGCTGCCCGGCCACAAGGTCTCCGAATACATCGCCCAGCTACGCTTCTCGGTCCCCGGCGTGGGCCTGATTTCCCCGCCGCCGCACCATGACATTTATTCGATCGAGGATCTCGCGCAGCTGATCCATGATCTGAAAAATGCCAATCCCAGCGCGTCCATCTCGGTCAAGCTGGTCTCCGAAGTGGGCGTGGGCACAGTGGCAGCCGGTGTATCCAAAGCCAAGGCGGACCACATCGTGGTCGCCGGCTACGATGGCGGCACCGGCGCATCGCCGCTGTCTTCCATCAAGCACGCCGGCACCTCGTGGGAGCTCGGCTTGGCGGAAACCCAGCAGACCCTGGTGCTGAACCAGCTGCGCGGGCGCGTTGCCTTGCAGGTGGACGGGCAGCTCAAGACCGGTCGCGACGTGCTGATCGGCGCCTTGCTGGGCGCGGACGAATTCGGCTTCGCCACCGCGCCGCTGGTGGTGGAAGGTTGCATCATGATGCGCAAGTGCCACCTGAATACCTGCCCGGTGGGCGTGGCAACTCAAGACCCCGTGCTGCGCAGGAAGTTCACCGGCCAGCCCGAGCATGTAGTGAATTACTTCTTCTTCGTCGCCGAGGAAGCGCGCGAACTCATGGCGCAGATGGGTATCCGCAAATTCGATGATCTGATCGGGCGCAGCGATCTGCTCGACATGAAGCAGGGCATCACGCACTGGAAAGCCAAAGGACTGGATTTCTCCAAGGTGTTCCATCAGCCCGCCATGCCGTCCAGTGTGGCGCGCCTCCACACTGAGACGCAGGATCACGGCTTGGACAAGGCACTGGATCATCAGCTCATTGCACAGGCCAAAGCCGCTCTGGAAACCCAGCAACCGGTGGTAATAAGCAGTGTCATCGGCAACGTCAACCGCACCGCCGGCACCATGTTGTCGCACGAGGTCGCGAAACGCTACGGTCACGCCGGACTGCCGGACGACACCATCACGGTGAAGCTGACCGGTACGGCAGGGCAAAGTTTTGGCGCCTTCCTCGCCCATGGCGTTA
Proteins encoded:
- a CDS encoding N-acyl amino acid synthase FeeM domain-containing protein gives rise to the protein MLDIHNFFSGIMHGRRKADAWSMLDVRKFLFGNKKRHRTPDEWDKTIVAFSPNFSPSWLRDLALPAPEDIANQRDENAEQQVFKVRLANSEDRRKSASLLIQKMYDWRGYDADALKHDPNKITLAVYQEDKVVGTMSLGMDSPQGMVVDQLYKPEADQLRAEGRKLCDITRLAVDHDIKSKSVLASLFHMAFIYGHNIHHATDFLIEVNPRHVLFYERMMGFEPFGEEKTCPRVNAPAVLMRLDATHADEQIIRYGGMGAVATGVRSIYPYFFSHDDELGITQRLLRGE
- the gltB gene encoding glutamate synthase large subunit — translated: MNLMRNNVSHLSLPVQQGLYDPRQEHDACGVGFVAHIKGKQSHDMVRQGLQILENLTHRGAVGADPLAGDGAGILIQVPDAFLRLSCSAQGVNLPEAGEYGVGMIFLPRDIAARAACEHAIAEKIAAEGQILLGWRDVPVDNASLGESVKAVEPVVRQVFIGRGAQCPDADSFERKLFVIRKTAEHAVRNLPNEQGAGFYIPSLSARTIVYKGMLLANQVGKYYLDLQNASVVSALALVHQRFSTNTFPTWDLAHPFRMIAHNGEINTMRGNVNWMTARHAAMSSKLLGEDLEKLWPLIVDGQSDSACFDNALELLVAGGYSLPHAMMLLIPEAWAGNPLMDEERRAFYEYHAALMEPWDGPAAVAFTDGRLIGATLDRNGLRPARYLITDDDIVLMASEMGVLDIPQHKIVKKWRLQPGKMFLIDLEAGRIVDDAELKQQLATAKPYREWIEKSRYFLGDLPGVDGKPALQETLLDTQQAFGYTQEDLKFILAPMAAAGEEATGSMGNDTALPVLSDKNKSLYDYFQQLFAQVTNPPIDPIREEIVMSLTSFIGPKPNLLGIDETDPPLRLEVHQPVLSNEDLAKLRDIDQLTQGRYKTRILDITYPVTQGAAGCEAAIATLCEAADAAVAGGYNVLILSDRAISRDRAAIPALLACAGVHHHLVREGLRTSAGLVVETGSARETHHFALLAGYGAEAVCPWLAFETVDALAGTLPAGLTGKEANKRYIKAINKGLLKVMSKMGISTYQSYCGSQIFEAVGLNAGFIEQYFTGTPTQIEGIGLNEIAEETVLTHQSAFGNDPVLSNALEAGGEYAYRVRGEAHMWTPDVIAKLQHATRSNNAQTYKEYAKLINDQSEHLKTLRGLFEIKTAGAPVPLDEVEPAKEIVKRFVTGAMSLGSISTEAHTTLAIAMNRIGGKSNTGEGGEDAARFRAVKDGEKLSEIIGKGRIERDLVMKEGDSLRSRIKQVASGRFGVTAEYLSSADQIQIKMAQGAKPGEGGQLPGHKVSEYIAQLRFSVPGVGLISPPPHHDIYSIEDLAQLIHDLKNANPSASISVKLVSEVGVGTVAAGVSKAKADHIVVAGYDGGTGASPLSSIKHAGTSWELGLAETQQTLVLNQLRGRVALQVDGQLKTGRDVLIGALLGADEFGFATAPLVVEGCIMMRKCHLNTCPVGVATQDPVLRRKFTGQPEHVVNYFFFVAEEARELMAQMGIRKFDDLIGRSDLLDMKQGITHWKAKGLDFSKVFHQPAMPSSVARLHTETQDHGLDKALDHQLIAQAKAALETQQPVVISSVIGNVNRTAGTMLSHEVAKRYGHAGLPDDTITVKLTGTAGQSFGAFLAHGVTFELSGEGNDYVGKGLCGGRIVVMPPKECKIVAEENIIVGNTVLYGATSGECYFRGVAGERFAVRNSGAVAVVEGLGDHGCEYMTGGMVIVLGQTGRNFAAGMSGGVAYVLDEDGSFERRCNLSMVQLEPIPEEVAASETGALEGHGRVHFNPLGKADEAALRGKIEKHLRYTGSARAKEILDNWAHYLPKFVKVMPTEYRRALQEIATQQAKLKEVA